One part of the Eulemur rufifrons isolate Redbay chromosome 16, OSU_ERuf_1, whole genome shotgun sequence genome encodes these proteins:
- the MRPL51 gene encoding large ribosomal subunit protein mL51: MAGSLSWGACKGLWGWVPLACRSFSLGIPGLSRVRLTLPPPKVVDRWNEKRAMFGVYDNIGILGNFEKHPKELIRGPRWLRGWKGNELQRCIRKKKMVGNRMFIDDLHNLNKRIRYLYKHFNRHGKYR, encoded by the exons ATGGCAGGGAGCCTCTCCTGGGGGGCATGTAAGGGCCTGTGGGGCTGGGTGCCCTTGGCGTGCAGAAGCTTCTCTCTGG GTATTCCTGGGTTGTCCCGTGTAAGGCTCACCCTCCCGCCCCCCAAAGTGGTTGATCGTTGGAACGAGAAAAGGGCCATGTTCGGGGTGTATGACAACATAGGGATCCTGG GAAACTTTGAAAAGCACCCCAAAGAACTGATCAGGGGCCCCAGATGGCTTCGAGGTTGGAAGGGAAATGAATTGCAGCGTTGTATCCGAAAGAAGAAAATGGTTGGAAATCGAATGTTCATCGATGACCTGCACAACCTTAATAAACGCATCCGCTATCTCTACAAACACTTTAACCGACATGGGAAGTACCGGTAG